In one window of Pseudobdellovibrionaceae bacterium DNA:
- a CDS encoding DUF4339 domain-containing protein — protein sequence MKKWYYLKKGRSQGPVTTHEIVKEFKSGRLGPFDLVFLEGDSHWKGLKEFQEFKELLRDLPEPEGDDLWVLLVKSKDENGKRIRFQQGPFQKEQIISMLHEGSCRYSDYVWKEGMKEWYRISNLPDFNSALNAPMVASQKQHFDIKPPTAWDAEMLAHIMEMPVPEEPTMASAVIPLEADGVDLVEEATKKSKGSSSKKQHRSKSKKSKKSAAVAASAAEKRKSNKKNTSHSLAKEVWRGIERKIVHPRVLQFSFFGLLVGAAIVAIILSSKPDSPDPEVVETAPPQPEKVDSSELPPDKAVKATLVKKADQPVPSPTKPIAPEKPKTDAKVDVVQQVKPPPKVELAQQEKPKPPPVKKPPSFLNLSLSGLKGDSPRVVLKTDASEHFLGKVTFKAYGGKVLDRRSVYHVVTVRWGGDGIVDLKKERLPDGFYSVEAESEGLKARRQFFLGKNQNLFTKQIKTHVKSLTYFTQQERQALFVVSKTINKLAGDLKNQVSQVTKNPSSWRGFYPRWRTGLRRQKTGALASVGPKSAGDWVLGLQWMELKQIYKDLLDAGQQVNATLSKGKPISMGDIQQPVRAAEQFYTDTQGLSLFK from the coding sequence ATGAAAAAGTGGTACTATCTTAAAAAAGGGCGTTCGCAAGGGCCCGTGACCACTCACGAAATTGTTAAAGAATTCAAATCGGGCCGTCTCGGACCTTTTGATTTAGTTTTTTTAGAGGGCGACAGCCATTGGAAGGGTTTAAAGGAGTTTCAAGAATTCAAAGAGCTGTTGCGAGATTTGCCAGAGCCTGAAGGTGATGACCTCTGGGTGTTGTTGGTAAAAAGCAAAGACGAAAACGGGAAGCGAATTCGTTTTCAGCAGGGGCCGTTTCAAAAAGAACAGATTATTTCGATGCTGCATGAGGGGAGTTGTCGTTACTCTGATTATGTTTGGAAAGAGGGGATGAAGGAGTGGTATCGCATTTCAAATCTGCCTGATTTTAACAGTGCATTGAATGCGCCCATGGTAGCATCGCAAAAACAACACTTTGATATTAAGCCCCCAACGGCCTGGGACGCTGAAATGTTGGCTCACATCATGGAAATGCCGGTGCCCGAGGAGCCGACCATGGCTTCTGCGGTGATTCCGTTGGAGGCGGACGGGGTGGATTTGGTTGAAGAGGCCACCAAGAAGAGTAAAGGGTCATCTTCAAAAAAACAGCATCGATCCAAATCAAAAAAAAGCAAAAAATCAGCGGCCGTAGCTGCATCAGCAGCCGAAAAACGAAAGTCCAACAAAAAAAACACTTCGCACTCTTTGGCAAAGGAAGTCTGGCGCGGGATTGAGCGAAAAATTGTTCATCCCCGCGTATTACAGTTCAGCTTTTTTGGACTTCTTGTTGGCGCAGCCATTGTGGCCATTATTTTATCTTCAAAGCCAGATTCACCTGATCCAGAAGTTGTAGAAACCGCGCCGCCACAGCCAGAGAAAGTGGATTCGTCGGAGCTCCCACCGGATAAAGCGGTAAAAGCAACGCTGGTCAAAAAAGCGGACCAGCCGGTGCCCTCACCGACTAAGCCCATTGCTCCTGAAAAGCCAAAAACCGATGCGAAGGTCGATGTGGTTCAGCAGGTAAAACCACCGCCGAAGGTAGAGTTGGCTCAGCAAGAAAAACCAAAGCCTCCGCCTGTAAAAAAACCACCCAGTTTTTTAAATTTGAGCTTATCGGGATTGAAGGGGGATTCGCCTCGCGTGGTGCTCAAGACGGATGCTAGCGAGCACTTTTTAGGGAAAGTGACCTTTAAAGCTTATGGGGGCAAGGTACTGGATCGGCGAAGCGTGTATCACGTGGTAACTGTTCGATGGGGCGGTGACGGCATTGTGGATCTAAAAAAAGAACGACTGCCTGATGGGTTTTATTCCGTGGAGGCTGAATCTGAAGGATTAAAGGCGCGCCGGCAATTTTTTCTTGGAAAAAATCAAAACTTATTTACTAAACAGATAAAAACCCACGTGAAAAGCTTAACCTATTTTACTCAACAAGAACGGCAGGCCCTTTTTGTTGTATCAAAAACTATAAATAAATTGGCCGGAGATTTGAAGAATCAAGTGAGCCAAGTAACAAAAAATCCGAGTTCCTGGCGAGGGTTTTATCCGCGTTGGCGAACGGGGCTTCGAAGGCAAAAAACGGGAGCGCTAGCCTCAGTGGGTCCGAAATCGGCGGGTGATTGGGTGTTGGGCCTTCAATGGATGGAGCTCAAGCAAATTTATAAAGATTTGCTTGATGCCGGCCAACAGGTCAACGCCACTTTAAGCAAGGGTAAACCCATTTCCATGGGAGATATTCAGCAGCCCGTGCGGGCAGCCGAACAATTCTATACTGATACGCAAGGATTGAGCCTGTTTAAATAG
- a CDS encoding ChaN family lipoprotein yields the protein MSVLDSQQKRWLAARKKLLLQIKAQVRQFLGPEPEDLREYALSYKAEFFSKWSPASHRDLFKSVDAAQIVLGGDFHAFSQSQRTHLRILRSLPDTRNVCLALECVESVHQKHLDAFMAREVSEEEFLKLVDWDLKWGFTWENYRPLFDLARSKGYRVFGVNKYASRRSGKSLFKRDEHAASVIGEISARHPECLIYVLYGDLHLAKRHLPEKLRKKLSGGGACVTIFQNSERLYFQLARKGLEHEVEVMASSNLRFCILGSPPWVKWQSYLMFLEHTFDQDIDDEEDDDESVDFTDYISNLIKLVAEDLSVKMVPSDVAVYSAADDRIFEGLVEDVPPGLQTIAEYSIRNDRSFYLPKSGLFYLSRHTINHAASLAGQYVHAKLCKRQRLFWQVPQDFLGLIWIEAVGFFVSKLINHKRKAETVRDLKNQLAVTSPDDHGREALLLALDQRMREVIAVHTDRFRPLKVKPRRKASYIEAARLLGHMLGEKLYLSYRNGRISGDKLLEVLSQDMSHPNFDQFYLSMVKRLESQQVPLANVEVAL from the coding sequence GTGAGTGTCCTAGATTCGCAGCAAAAAAGATGGTTGGCGGCGCGCAAAAAGCTGTTGCTGCAGATTAAGGCACAAGTGCGACAATTTTTGGGTCCCGAGCCGGAGGATTTGCGTGAGTACGCTCTATCTTACAAGGCGGAGTTCTTTAGCAAGTGGTCACCGGCGAGTCATCGCGACTTATTTAAAAGCGTGGATGCGGCCCAGATTGTACTTGGCGGTGATTTTCATGCGTTTTCTCAATCCCAGCGCACTCATTTACGAATATTGAGATCCCTGCCTGACACTCGCAATGTGTGTCTGGCGCTAGAGTGCGTGGAGTCCGTTCACCAAAAGCATTTAGATGCCTTTATGGCCAGAGAAGTTTCTGAAGAAGAATTTTTGAAACTGGTGGACTGGGACCTGAAGTGGGGATTTACGTGGGAGAACTACCGCCCCCTTTTTGATTTGGCCCGATCGAAGGGGTACAGAGTCTTTGGTGTGAACAAATATGCATCTCGTCGATCGGGTAAGTCGTTGTTTAAACGCGATGAGCACGCCGCTTCAGTGATCGGGGAGATTAGTGCACGCCACCCTGAGTGTTTGATCTACGTGCTGTACGGAGACTTGCATCTGGCAAAGCGGCACCTCCCTGAAAAATTGCGAAAGAAATTGTCTGGCGGGGGCGCTTGCGTAACGATCTTTCAAAACTCGGAGCGTTTGTATTTCCAGTTGGCGCGAAAGGGCCTAGAGCACGAAGTAGAGGTTATGGCTTCTAGCAACTTGCGATTTTGTATCCTGGGCTCGCCTCCTTGGGTGAAGTGGCAAAGCTATCTGATGTTTCTCGAACACACTTTTGATCAAGACATTGACGACGAAGAAGATGATGATGAGAGTGTTGATTTTACCGATTATATTTCTAATTTGATTAAACTAGTAGCCGAAGACCTATCCGTGAAGATGGTCCCTTCGGATGTGGCCGTTTACAGTGCCGCCGATGATCGTATTTTTGAAGGTCTTGTAGAAGATGTGCCTCCCGGACTTCAGACCATAGCCGAATATTCCATTCGGAATGATCGAAGTTTTTACCTGCCAAAAAGCGGGTTGTTTTACCTCTCTCGTCACACCATTAATCATGCCGCAAGTCTCGCTGGACAATATGTGCATGCAAAACTTTGTAAGAGGCAAAGGCTCTTTTGGCAGGTGCCGCAAGATTTTCTAGGCCTCATTTGGATTGAAGCTGTGGGTTTCTTTGTATCAAAGTTAATCAATCACAAAAGAAAAGCAGAAACGGTACGGGATTTAAAAAATCAATTGGCAGTCACGTCTCCCGATGATCATGGAAGAGAAGCTTTATTGTTGGCATTGGATCAAAGAATGCGAGAAGTGATTGCTGTGCATACCGATCGTTTTCGGCCACTGAAGGTGAAGCCAAGGCGAAAGGCCAGTTACATTGAGGCGGCTCGGCTGCTAGGCCACATGTTGGGGGAAAAGCTGTATCTGTCCTACCGTAATGGTCGCATAAGCGGCGACAAGTTATTAGAAGTGCTTTCTCAAGATATGAGTCACCCCAATTTTGATCAATTCTACTTGTCCATGGTGAAGCGGCTTGAATCTCAGCAGGTTCCGTTGGCCAATGTAGAGGTGGCCCTATGA
- a CDS encoding DsbA family protein encodes MPRKMMIAAVSTIAAIGFHIYLTLHYYSLNFGGGAGQSVCNISAVFDCDAVSASQYSEFLGIPMALWGGMTNLILLLLIAISGWRLADNASRASRITLYLASLVVLASVAMGTVSLTLISYFCLFCIATYILSVVTFETLRQSQDGPVCSNLMSDTKALFTTDKKYLLLLVAIPAGAFLIHTSALSQYGIDRLAQRVSNNLADWKNTKTVQLAGTPMLVKGPAASEAKMVISEFADFRCGFCKAVASPIHLFLKSHPDVRMEFYTFPLDGECNDAITGKTGLSCRLAKAVLCSEKQQRGWDMHDYIFKNQMNINQFNAVPQIDRDLAAYASTIGLNWDDVVTCMEAPDTLEAIKQQAKLGHDIGISGTPAVYINGRKMQNAIRIYKQLLEQAYADSQ; translated from the coding sequence ATGCCACGAAAAATGATGATTGCTGCCGTTTCTACTATTGCTGCCATTGGGTTTCATATTTATTTAACTCTACATTACTACTCCCTTAACTTTGGAGGTGGCGCCGGGCAAAGCGTCTGCAACATCAGCGCTGTTTTTGACTGCGACGCCGTGAGTGCCAGCCAATATTCAGAATTCCTCGGAATCCCCATGGCCCTTTGGGGAGGGATGACCAACTTGATCTTGCTTCTACTCATTGCGATTTCGGGATGGCGACTTGCAGACAACGCGTCAAGAGCCAGCCGAATCACCCTCTACCTGGCTTCCCTGGTGGTGTTGGCCTCAGTGGCTATGGGCACTGTGTCGCTCACTTTGATTTCTTATTTCTGCTTATTCTGCATCGCTACCTATATTCTGTCAGTAGTGACATTTGAAACCCTTCGACAAAGTCAGGATGGGCCCGTTTGTTCAAACCTGATGTCCGATACAAAGGCGCTATTCACCACCGATAAAAAATATCTACTGTTACTGGTGGCCATTCCGGCAGGTGCCTTTTTAATTCACACCTCAGCCCTATCCCAATACGGTATTGATCGCCTTGCTCAAAGAGTCAGCAACAATTTGGCCGACTGGAAGAACACAAAAACGGTGCAGCTCGCCGGAACTCCCATGCTCGTCAAAGGTCCTGCGGCCAGCGAGGCCAAAATGGTCATTAGTGAATTTGCCGATTTTCGCTGTGGCTTCTGCAAAGCCGTGGCCTCGCCGATTCATCTTTTTCTTAAATCTCACCCCGATGTACGTATGGAGTTTTACACATTTCCTCTTGATGGGGAGTGTAATGACGCTATCACAGGCAAGACGGGTCTTTCTTGTCGATTGGCAAAGGCCGTGCTGTGTTCTGAAAAGCAACAGAGGGGCTGGGATATGCATGACTACATATTCAAGAATCAAATGAACATAAACCAATTCAATGCCGTCCCTCAGATTGACCGAGATCTTGCAGCCTACGCTTCAACCATCGGCTTGAATTGGGACGATGTGGTCACCTGCATGGAGGCTCCTGATACCCTGGAAGCCATTAAACAGCAGGCCAAACTGGGTCATGATATTGGGATCAGTGGCACACCGGCTGTGTATATTAATGGTCGAAAAATGCAAAATGCCATTCGCATATATAAACAGTTACTTGAACAGGCCTATGCAGATAGTCAGTAA